The segment TCTGGGACGTTGAAGGACGCCGTTACCTGGACTTCTTTGGAGGCATCCTCACCGTCTCGGTGGGCCACTGTCATCCGAAGATTACGGGTCAGATCAAGGAACAGGTTGACCGCCTTCAACACACTTCGACTCTTTATCCGAACGAGCAGATCGTCGCGCTGGCCGAGAAAATCGCGCAGATCACACCCGGGAAACTCGAAAAGAGTTTCTTCACAAATTCGGGGACGGAAGCCAACGAAGCCGCGATCCTGATCGCCCGCATGGCCACCGGGAGGTTCGACGTCGTGGCCCTGCGCCACGGCTACTCCGGAGGTTCATCGCTCGCGAAAGCCGTGACCGCGCAGGCGCCGTGGCGCAAGGCCGGGGTGGTCAGCGTGGGAGTTTCCCATGCGGTCAATCCCTACTGTTATCGTTGCCCACTGCACTTGACTTATCCGGATTGCGGCGTGGCCTGCGCGGGCGACGTCGAAAATCTGATTCAGACGGGCACCAGCGGTTCGATTGCCGCGTTCATCGCCGAGCCGATTCAGGGCGTCGGCGGGTTCATCACGCCGCCGCCGGAGTATTTCAAAATCGTTTTCAAGATCATCAAGAATTACGGCGGCCTGTTTATCGCTGACGAGGTGCAAACGGCGTGGGGGCGCACGGGGAAAAACTGGTTTGGGATCGAGCATTGGGAAGTGACGCCGGACATTCTGACCAGCGCGAAAGGCCTGGCCAACGGCGTGCCCGTCGGCCTGACCGTGACGACGCCTGAAATCGCCGACTCGTTTCAAGGATTGACCATTTCGACATTCGGCGGAAACCCGGTCACCTCGGTGGCAGCGCGAGCCACCATTGAATTGATCGAGGAAGAGAACCTCAGAGAGAACGCGCACACTGTGGGCGCGTATTTCAGGGGAAAGCTCGATGAGTTGAAGGAGCGCTATCCGTTGATCGGTGACGTCCGGGGAATGGGATTGATGCAAGCGCTCGAACTGGTGAAGGACCGCAAGACGAAGGAGCCCGCGCCGGAAGCGACAGCGCAGTTGATGGAGCGGGCACGCGCGCACGGATTGCTCATCGGAAAGGGCGGCCTCCACGGCAACGTCATCCGCCTGGCCCCGATGCTGAATATCTCCAAAGGAGACGTCGATGAAGCGGTGCGAATCCTCGACGAGTCTTTGGGTGAAGTCCGCGTGTAGGGAGTTCAGCCCACGAAACGCGCCAATGACACGAAAAGGAGAACCGCTGAAAGCCAGAGTGCTCACCCAGTGTTGAGGAGAACGGCGTCGGCAACACGCTCCCAATTCGTGTGTTTGGTGTGTCGTGGGCCTGATCGTTCTTCCATGAACCGCAGGGTAGGGCGAGCCTGTCCCCAGCGAGCCGAGTCGGACGTATTCACGCACGTCGCGCGGGGACGGACTCGCCCTACCGATGCGCGGTTCGTGGGCGGTCAGATTTGAGACGAGGGCAACTTCCCATGCACCAACCCACCCCTTCGCCGCTCCGGGAGGGGAACTTCAACAGAGGTGCGGAAAGCAGCGTGCGTGCTGAAGTCATTTCTCGAGCATCGCTCGCCAATTCTTGAACTCCTCCAGAACCTCCTCCCGCGAGCATCGCTCGCGATAGATTGCCCGGGCGCGGTAGCCGTATTCTTTGGCCACTTCGTATTCGGGGATGATGAACTGCCAGTCCCAGGCAGGTTGCGGGGCAGACGGCGGCCCTCCGCCGCTCGGCGAATGGGAGAAGCGGATTCCCTCCGTCCGATCGAACATGAGGATGTATTGATGAGAGCCGAAGAGACCGTAGTAGAGCGGGTCACTGAACCGCAGCGGCGACACGCTTTTGTAGAGCATCGGCCGTGTATTCGGCATGAATTGGAGTTGGGTCTTGTCCGCCAGGTGCAAGACCGTGCTCTCGTCGTTGTGCGTCTGCGTGCACAACTGCACCCAGCCTTTGTCGTCGCGGAAGTAAATGGACTTGTTTTCCGGGGCATCGATGTAGCTCGCCCAGAACAGCCCGATGTAGCCGTGCGTGAAGACGTGCTGGTGCGGCTTGCAGCGAAAGGTGAAGTCGATGTAGTGCGGGGCGACCAGCTTGAAGCGCGTCCAGCTTTCGAGATGAAAGGTCGGCGTCGGCGCCTGGTAAAGCTCCGCCTCGCTCTCGGAAATCCTTTTGAAGGTCATCGGCGCGTTGCGCGGCTCGAACGTGACTTTGACGTCACCCCGCAAATCGTGATCGCCATCGAAAATGTGCTCGAAGTTTAAGCCTGTGATGGTGAAGAGGGATTTGGGATTGGTGCGGTGGGTCAGGCGATGGACGCCGTTGTAGCCTGCCCGGTGGCCTTCGTAAGCTTCGTTATCGCCAATCACCGCCGTAAGATCGCCGATCTGAAATGTTTCACGGGCCATAAGTCATCTCTTTCCAAGTAATTTAATGCGATTGGGGAGCGCACGCGCCCCGCGTGCTGTGGTCGGCGCCCTCGCCGACCACAGTCTTCAGTCTGAAAAAACGATCTTTGAGAAGAAGGTCTCTCCGAGGATCCGACCGGCGAGGGCGCCGGTCGGGACACGCGAGGGCGCGTGTGCTCCCCACGGCTGCTGCATAGTTCACGGCCTTGAGCACAAGTGCATCAGTTCACGCTTCAGAATTCACGGCCTGGATCAAGGCTTTGATGTAGCCGTAGCCAAAAGCAAACGCCTGGAGGCCGCCCGGATCGTCCGCATGACGCGGCATGTGGTCGGGACAAATCGCGCCGGCGAATTGGGTGTCGCGCAGCACGCGCATGATGGCGAACAAATCCAGCACGCCTTCGTCAGGATAAACCTCCTCGAAGTGGTGCAAGCCGCCGCGAATGTTGCGCATGTGAATCTGGTGGATTTTGTCACGCCGGCCCAGGTATTCGACAATGGGGAGAATGTCCGCCTGCGGATTTTCCAGGCCTTCGGCGGTGGTGCCCAGGCACAATTGAAATCCGTTGTGCGGGCTATCCACGATCGCTTCGTAACGCTGGATCGCCTCGAAGATCGCCGGCGAATCCCAGTTGTCCGCGCCCTGGTAACCGAACGGAAGTCCGGGCGGATCGTACGGGTGGCAGGCCATTTTCACGTCGAGTTGTTTCGCCGCCGGGATGACGTTCTGGAGGAAATACGTGATGCGTCTCCAATATTCCGCTGAACTGACGCGTCCTGATTTCCCGGTGGGCAAGCTTTTCCAATCGTCCTCGAGTTTGAAGGCCGCGTAAGTCGATCCGCCCCGGCCTGGCGTGCGCGCGTTGCGGCGGATCGGAATCACCGTCCAATGATACGTGATGATCTTCACGCCGACGTCGGCGGCCTTCCTGATATTGCCGAGGATGGTTTCGATCTCATGATCGCGATCTGCGCCTTCGGGCAACGTGATATAGTCGGAGTCCATGCGGATGGCCTCGAAGACCACGCCGAGGCGATCGCAATTCTCCTTCATCCTCGCAAGTTCTTCCGGATCCCAACCGCCGCCCTGCGGCCGTTTCCTCACCGACGCCGTAAGATGCTTCACGCCGTGGCGGAGGTTGTATTCGAGATTTTCCCTGGACGTGATGCCATCTTGGCCGGCGACGCTGTGGTAGTCGCCGCCGACGTGCATCAACAAGTTCTTGCGCGGGGGTGTTTGAGCGCGCACCGAGTCGGCGACAGGGAGCGTGGCGCCCATCGTGATTCCGCCCAGCCATTTCCCGAACGTTCGTCGTTTCATCATATGAATCACCTCCGAGGTTCAATCAAGCGGAAGGCGGCAATGTTGGTGGACCTTGCGTGGCTTTGAGGTAAGCGCGATATCGACTTTGTAGCGCACGCAAGAACTCAGCGCGTCCCGTCGGGGAAAGGCGTGCCAATATCGGCCCCAACAGCCGCTCCACCTCGGCATCCGCGTTTGGGAAGTCTTGTGGAGAAGCATTGTCGCGCGGCCAACGCCGCGAGGAGCCTTTCCAGTGCCGGGTTCACGCAAAAGCCGTTCGCACGATACGTTCTTCCTTCGCAGCGTTCATGTCATGATGCCAAAGGGCAAGTTTGTCTTGAAGGTGACGCAACCGGGCATCAAGGCGGGCCGCAAGCTCGTGGTCCGGAAAGGCCGAATGCGTGGTCACTCTCTGGAGAAGCTGGCCCCAGGAAATCAATTCCACCACCCAAACTCGATGTTGCTCTTTGGCCGGTCCGGGTTCTTCTCTCGTGAGGTGCTGGGCTTCCCAAGGA is part of the Verrucomicrobiota bacterium genome and harbors:
- a CDS encoding aspartate aminotransferase family protein, translated to MGVRSQANPGGNRSDDVVRRHKEYLWPAVANFYQQPLVADRGHMQYLWDVEGRRYLDFFGGILTVSVGHCHPKITGQIKEQVDRLQHTSTLYPNEQIVALAEKIAQITPGKLEKSFFTNSGTEANEAAILIARMATGRFDVVALRHGYSGGSSLAKAVTAQAPWRKAGVVSVGVSHAVNPYCYRCPLHLTYPDCGVACAGDVENLIQTGTSGSIAAFIAEPIQGVGGFITPPPEYFKIVFKIIKNYGGLFIADEVQTAWGRTGKNWFGIEHWEVTPDILTSAKGLANGVPVGLTVTTPEIADSFQGLTISTFGGNPVTSVAARATIELIEEENLRENAHTVGAYFRGKLDELKERYPLIGDVRGMGLMQALELVKDRKTKEPAPEATAQLMERARAHGLLIGKGGLHGNVIRLAPMLNISKGDVDEAVRILDESLGEVRV
- a CDS encoding TIM barrel protein, which encodes MMKRRTFGKWLGGITMGATLPVADSVRAQTPPRKNLLMHVGGDYHSVAGQDGITSRENLEYNLRHGVKHLTASVRKRPQGGGWDPEELARMKENCDRLGVVFEAIRMDSDYITLPEGADRDHEIETILGNIRKAADVGVKIITYHWTVIPIRRNARTPGRGGSTYAAFKLEDDWKSLPTGKSGRVSSAEYWRRITYFLQNVIPAAKQLDVKMACHPYDPPGLPFGYQGADNWDSPAIFEAIQRYEAIVDSPHNGFQLCLGTTAEGLENPQADILPIVEYLGRRDKIHQIHMRNIRGGLHHFEEVYPDEGVLDLFAIMRVLRDTQFAGAICPDHMPRHADDPGGLQAFAFGYGYIKALIQAVNSEA